A single genomic interval of Nocardioides nitrophenolicus harbors:
- a CDS encoding phosphatidate cytidylyltransferase, producing the protein MSSTSPSSNDAAPQKDHGRAGRDLKAAVGSAVVLLSAIAASLLFWKPAFMVIVAIAVVVAVWELRKGLLAKDIDLPEQPLMIGGVVMVVVAYLWGSAALVTATAVSALVIMLWLLRRGIDGYVKNATASVFALVYVPFLGSFVALMLAEGGRDGGGLDDPGVKGIITFILVTIASDIGGYVAGVLFGKHPMAPVISPKKSWEGFAGSTLATVGAGVALVVYLLDGDWWIGVALGLIAVVMATLGDLCESVMKRDLGIKDMSQVIPGHGGLMDRLDSLLATIAPIWLLLHYGIFT; encoded by the coding sequence ATGTCCTCGACGTCTCCCTCCTCGAACGACGCCGCCCCCCAGAAGGACCACGGCCGCGCCGGCCGGGACCTGAAGGCGGCGGTCGGGTCCGCGGTCGTGCTGCTCAGCGCGATCGCGGCCTCGCTGCTGTTCTGGAAGCCGGCGTTCATGGTGATCGTCGCGATCGCCGTGGTGGTCGCGGTCTGGGAGCTGCGCAAGGGCCTGCTCGCCAAGGACATCGACCTGCCCGAGCAGCCGCTGATGATCGGCGGCGTGGTGATGGTCGTCGTCGCCTACCTGTGGGGCTCCGCGGCCCTGGTGACGGCGACCGCCGTGAGCGCGCTGGTGATCATGCTGTGGCTGCTGCGCCGCGGCATCGACGGTTACGTCAAGAACGCCACCGCCTCGGTGTTCGCGCTCGTCTACGTGCCCTTCCTGGGCTCGTTCGTCGCGCTGATGCTCGCCGAGGGCGGCCGCGACGGCGGCGGCCTCGACGACCCGGGCGTCAAGGGCATCATCACCTTCATCCTGGTGACCATCGCCTCCGACATCGGCGGCTACGTCGCGGGCGTGCTCTTCGGCAAGCACCCGATGGCGCCGGTCATCTCGCCCAAGAAGTCCTGGGAGGGCTTCGCCGGCTCCACCCTGGCCACCGTCGGCGCCGGCGTCGCGCTCGTGGTCTACCTGCTCGACGGCGACTGGTGGATCGGGGTCGCGCTGGGCCTGATCGCCGTCGTCATGGCCACTCTCGGCGACCTGTGCGAGTCGGTCATGAAGCGCGACCTCGGCATCAAGGACATGAGCCAGGTCATCCCCGGCCACGGCGGCCTGATGGACCGCCTCGACTCGCTGCTCGCCACGATCGCCCCGATCTGGCTGCTGCTGCACTACGGCATCTTCACCTGA
- the rlmN gene encoding 23S rRNA (adenine(2503)-C(2))-methyltransferase RlmN: MSDQPDAPPRSLPLVLAEPRGRKKPPRHLADLTPAERKDLLVEMGLPGFRAQQVSTHYFSRLVHDPAEMTDLPAAQRAELVGALLPDLMDPIRQQSADKGKTVKTLWKLFDGSLVESVLMRYKDRATICISSQAGCGMACPFCATGQGGLQRNMSTAEIVHQVVVGARAMASGDVAGGPGRLSNVVFMGMGEPLANYKATLGAVRRLTEPAPSGLGLSARHVTVSTVGLVPRIRQLADEGIPVTLALSLHAPDDELRNDLVPINTRFSVAETVDAAYEYFSKTGRRVSIEYALMRDINDQGWRADLLADVLAADGRGTSWVHVNPIPLNEVRGSRFTRSREDDMTEFIRRLQAKGIAATMRDTRGSEIDAACGQLAAAE, from the coding sequence ATGTCCGACCAGCCCGACGCGCCGCCGCGCTCGCTTCCCCTCGTCCTCGCGGAGCCGCGGGGACGCAAGAAGCCTCCCCGGCACCTCGCCGACCTGACGCCGGCCGAGCGCAAGGACCTCCTGGTCGAGATGGGGCTGCCGGGCTTCCGGGCCCAGCAGGTCTCCACCCACTACTTCTCGCGGCTGGTCCACGACCCCGCCGAGATGACCGACCTCCCGGCGGCCCAGCGGGCCGAGCTGGTCGGTGCGCTGCTGCCCGACCTGATGGACCCGATCCGGCAGCAGAGCGCCGACAAGGGCAAGACCGTCAAGACGCTGTGGAAGCTCTTCGACGGCTCCCTGGTCGAGTCGGTGCTGATGCGCTACAAGGACCGGGCCACGATCTGCATCTCCAGCCAGGCCGGCTGCGGCATGGCCTGCCCGTTCTGCGCCACGGGCCAGGGCGGCCTGCAGCGCAACATGTCGACCGCCGAGATCGTGCACCAGGTGGTCGTCGGCGCCCGGGCCATGGCCAGCGGCGACGTCGCCGGCGGACCGGGGCGGCTCTCGAATGTCGTCTTCATGGGCATGGGCGAGCCGCTCGCCAACTACAAGGCGACCCTGGGCGCCGTACGCCGGCTGACCGAGCCGGCACCCTCCGGGCTCGGCCTCTCCGCGCGCCACGTCACGGTCTCGACCGTCGGCCTGGTGCCCCGGATCCGGCAGCTCGCCGACGAGGGCATCCCCGTCACGCTCGCGCTCTCCCTCCACGCGCCCGACGACGAGCTGCGCAACGACCTGGTCCCGATCAACACCCGCTTCTCCGTCGCCGAGACGGTCGACGCGGCCTACGAGTACTTCTCCAAGACCGGGCGCCGGGTCTCGATCGAGTACGCCCTGATGCGCGACATCAACGACCAGGGCTGGCGGGCCGACCTGCTCGCCGACGTCCTCGCCGCCGACGGCCGGGGCACGAGCTGGGTCCACGTCAACCCGATCCCGCTCAACGAGGTGCGGGGCTCGCGCTTCACCCGCTCGCGCGAGGACGACATGACCGAGTTCATACGCCGGCTCCAGGCCAAAGGCATCGCGGCGACCATGCGGGACACGCGAGGCAGCGAGATCGACGCCGCCTGCGGGCAGCTCGCGGCCGCGGAGTAG
- a CDS encoding TIGR03767 family metallophosphoesterase codes for MEISRRNLIRNAIAAGGLAAAATTLPGVLRSPASADPAPAPAPATLGRTYATGPAGANGYRSVITASGEPHVARTALGVLSDAGRAGRRQGLLSFVQLSDIHIVDAQSPLRLEWTDRLDDPSPLPSTGLFTSSYRPQEMLTGHVADSMVKAINRIGAGPVTGKPFALAIQTGDNSDNSQFNEVRWNISVLNGGQVRVDSGNLTRWEGVADSAPLTYDPAYWHPEGNPAGKPVDHPRAEYGFPVVPGLLDAARRPFTAEGLTIPWYSVFGNHDGLAQGNFPASTLQLNLIALGALKIVSPPLGLDPGQLLQDLTTDPAAVLTGLLSGVTNAGVRAVTPDLNRRLLTRKQIVEQHFLLGGAPFGHGFTSTNRQQGTAYYSFDQGRFRFVVLDTVNPNGYADGSLDKTQFAWLQALLAQSSDKAVLVFSHHTSDTMGNPLIATGGSLETRVTGAKVLDALLATPSVIAWVNGHTHRNKITPRPRPAGGGLWEITTASHIDWPQQARIIEVADNRDGTLSIFTTMVDHAGPASAGAGLANAEQLAGLARELAANDWHDHGAGLGTPDDRNVELLVANPLA; via the coding sequence GTGGAGATCTCTCGCCGAAACCTGATCCGCAACGCCATCGCCGCCGGTGGGCTCGCGGCCGCCGCCACCACGCTCCCGGGCGTGCTCCGCTCCCCCGCCTCCGCCGACCCGGCCCCCGCTCCCGCTCCCGCCACCCTCGGCCGGACCTACGCCACCGGCCCCGCCGGCGCGAACGGCTACCGCAGCGTGATCACCGCCTCGGGCGAGCCGCACGTCGCCCGCACCGCCCTCGGCGTGCTCAGCGACGCCGGCCGCGCCGGGCGCCGACAGGGGCTGCTCTCCTTCGTCCAGCTCAGCGACATCCACATCGTCGACGCCCAGTCGCCGCTGCGCCTGGAGTGGACCGACCGCCTCGACGACCCCAGCCCGCTGCCGTCGACCGGACTGTTCACCTCGTCGTACCGGCCGCAGGAGATGCTCACCGGCCACGTCGCCGACTCGATGGTGAAGGCGATCAACCGGATCGGCGCCGGACCGGTGACCGGCAAGCCGTTCGCCCTCGCCATCCAGACCGGCGACAACTCCGACAACTCCCAGTTCAACGAGGTGCGCTGGAACATCAGCGTCCTCAACGGCGGCCAGGTCCGCGTCGACTCCGGCAACCTCACCCGGTGGGAGGGCGTGGCCGACAGCGCCCCGCTGACCTACGACCCGGCGTACTGGCACCCGGAGGGCAACCCCGCGGGCAAGCCCGTCGACCACCCGCGCGCGGAGTACGGCTTCCCCGTCGTCCCCGGTCTGCTCGACGCCGCCCGCCGCCCGTTCACCGCCGAGGGCCTGACCATCCCGTGGTACTCCGTCTTCGGCAACCACGACGGCCTCGCCCAGGGCAACTTCCCCGCCTCCACGCTGCAGCTCAACCTGATCGCCCTCGGCGCCCTCAAGATCGTCTCGCCGCCGCTCGGCCTCGACCCGGGCCAGCTGCTCCAGGACCTCACCACCGACCCCGCCGCCGTGCTCACCGGCCTGCTCAGCGGCGTCACCAACGCCGGCGTGCGCGCGGTCACCCCCGACCTCAACCGCCGGCTGCTCACCCGCAAGCAGATCGTCGAGCAGCACTTCCTGCTCGGCGGCGCTCCCTTCGGCCACGGCTTCACGAGCACCAACCGCCAGCAGGGCACGGCGTACTACTCCTTCGACCAGGGCCGGTTCCGCTTCGTCGTGCTCGACACGGTCAACCCCAACGGGTACGCCGACGGCTCGCTCGACAAGACCCAGTTCGCCTGGCTGCAGGCCCTGCTCGCGCAGTCGTCGGACAAGGCCGTGCTGGTCTTCAGCCACCACACCTCCGACACCATGGGCAACCCGCTCATCGCCACCGGCGGCTCGCTGGAGACCCGGGTCACCGGCGCCAAGGTCCTCGACGCCCTGCTCGCGACGCCGTCGGTCATCGCCTGGGTCAACGGCCACACCCACCGCAACAAGATCACCCCACGCCCCCGCCCCGCCGGCGGCGGCCTGTGGGAGATCACCACCGCCTCCCACATCGACTGGCCGCAGCAGGCCCGGATCATCGAGGTCGCCGACAACCGCGACGGCACGCTGTCGATCTTCACCACCATGGTCGACCACGCCGGCCCCGCCTCCGCCGGCGCGGGCCTCGCCAACGCCGAGCAGCTCGCCGGCCTGGCTCGCGAGCTCGCCGCCAACGACTGGCACGACCACGGCGCCGGCCTCGGCACCCCCGACGACCGCAACGTCGAGCTGCTGGTGGCCAACCCGCTGGCGTGA
- a CDS encoding glycosyltransferase family 4 protein yields the protein MSEAMSEAMRAERKLRVLVVAESFLPQVNGVTNSVRRVLEHLAAEGHHAELVAPTGPDTYAGFRVRRARGANLPFYPDFRLGLETRRRLRQRMLQFRPDVVHIASPATLGYQAARAAGELGIPTVAIYQTDLVGFAERYDVPGGVRAAAGLTRRIHQQVDRTLAPSTASIEQLRDLGVPEVYRWGRGVDLVAFHPRHRDEELRRRIAPDGRLLVGYVGRLAAEKELDLLTHLADDPRYALVVVGGGPEEQRLRGLLGGRATFLGLLHGDDLSRAYASLDVFVHTGRYETYCQSAQEALAAGVPVVAPAAGGPVDVVAHGASGLLYRPGDGADLAAAVDRLARDPLVRSRMAATGVRAVQERSWYAINEQLVAHYRAVLGVRVSARAA from the coding sequence ATGAGCGAGGCCATGAGCGAGGCCATGAGGGCAGAGAGGAAGCTCCGCGTCCTGGTGGTCGCCGAGTCCTTCCTCCCGCAGGTCAACGGGGTGACCAACTCGGTCCGCCGGGTGCTCGAGCACCTCGCGGCCGAGGGGCACCACGCCGAGCTGGTGGCGCCGACCGGCCCGGACACCTATGCCGGCTTCCGGGTCCGTCGCGCCCGGGGGGCGAACCTGCCGTTCTACCCGGACTTCCGGCTCGGCCTGGAGACCCGCCGGCGGCTGCGCCAGCGGATGCTGCAGTTCCGCCCGGACGTCGTCCACATCGCCTCGCCCGCGACGCTCGGCTACCAGGCCGCTCGCGCCGCCGGCGAGCTCGGCATCCCGACCGTCGCGATCTACCAGACCGACCTGGTCGGCTTCGCGGAGAGGTACGACGTCCCCGGGGGCGTGCGGGCCGCCGCCGGGCTCACCCGCCGCATCCACCAGCAGGTCGACCGCACCCTCGCGCCGTCGACCGCGAGCATCGAGCAGCTCCGGGACCTGGGTGTCCCCGAGGTGTACCGGTGGGGCCGGGGTGTCGACCTGGTGGCCTTCCACCCGCGGCACCGCGACGAGGAGCTGCGCCGGCGGATCGCGCCGGACGGCCGCCTCCTGGTCGGGTACGTCGGCCGGCTGGCCGCCGAGAAGGAGCTGGACCTGCTCACCCACCTCGCCGACGACCCGCGCTACGCGCTCGTGGTCGTGGGCGGGGGCCCGGAGGAGCAGCGGCTGCGCGGCCTGCTGGGTGGCCGGGCCACCTTCCTCGGGCTGCTGCACGGCGACGACCTGAGTCGGGCGTACGCCTCGCTGGACGTGTTCGTCCACACCGGCCGCTACGAGACCTACTGCCAGTCGGCGCAGGAGGCGCTGGCGGCGGGCGTCCCGGTGGTCGCCCCGGCCGCGGGGGGACCGGTCGACGTGGTCGCGCACGGAGCGTCCGGCCTGCTCTACCGGCCGGGCGACGGTGCGGACCTGGCGGCCGCGGTCGACCGGCTGGCCCGGGACCCGCTGGTGCGGAGCCGGATGGCGGCGACCGGGGTCCGGGCGGTCCAGGAGCGGTCGTGGTACGCGATCAACGAGCAGCTGGTCGCCCACTACCGTGCGGTGCTCGGCGTCCGGGTCAGCGCGCGGGCCGCGTGA
- a CDS encoding LOG family protein codes for MRRPRTRSVVVECRTDADHALEAGAGAVAGSHVAGLDIGRTRLYTADELYDAPRYADTLDGRAYHWALATSGPAEALAEVLHDQAIDTALGAWVAQAGRGLVGVMGGHAADRGTPAYAEAARLGALLGRDHVVATGGGPGAMEAANLGCRLAAAPPDALTEALRRLAAVPSFRPSVDDWVAAARDALSLTADPTPSLGVPTWHYGHEPPNLFATAIAKYFRNALREAILLLVCDAGIVFLPGAGGTVQEIFQDACENYYATDDAVAPMVLVGRRYWTEELPAWALLQALARGRAMEQHVHLVDTVEEAASLLVTRPAR; via the coding sequence GTGAGGAGACCCCGCACCCGCAGCGTCGTCGTCGAGTGCCGCACCGACGCCGACCACGCCCTCGAGGCCGGAGCAGGTGCCGTCGCCGGCAGCCACGTCGCCGGCCTGGACATCGGCCGCACCCGCCTCTACACCGCCGACGAGCTCTACGACGCGCCGCGCTACGCCGACACCCTCGACGGGCGCGCCTACCACTGGGCGCTGGCGACCTCGGGCCCCGCGGAGGCGCTGGCCGAGGTGCTGCACGACCAGGCGATCGACACCGCGCTCGGCGCCTGGGTCGCGCAGGCCGGGCGCGGCCTGGTCGGGGTGATGGGCGGTCACGCCGCCGACCGCGGCACCCCCGCGTACGCCGAGGCGGCCCGCCTCGGTGCCCTGCTCGGCCGCGACCACGTGGTCGCCACCGGCGGCGGGCCGGGCGCGATGGAGGCCGCCAACCTCGGCTGCCGGCTGGCCGCGGCGCCCCCGGACGCCCTCACCGAGGCGCTGCGCCGGCTGGCCGCCGTCCCGTCCTTCCGGCCCTCGGTCGACGACTGGGTGGCGGCGGCCCGCGACGCGCTCAGCCTCACCGCGGACCCCACCCCGTCGCTCGGCGTACCGACCTGGCACTACGGCCACGAGCCGCCGAACCTGTTCGCGACCGCGATCGCGAAGTACTTCCGCAACGCCCTGCGCGAGGCGATCCTGCTGCTGGTCTGCGACGCCGGGATCGTGTTCCTGCCCGGCGCCGGCGGCACGGTCCAGGAGATCTTCCAGGACGCGTGCGAGAACTACTACGCCACCGACGACGCGGTCGCGCCGATGGTGCTCGTCGGCCGGCGCTACTGGACCGAGGAGCTGCCGGCCTGGGCCCTGCTGCAGGCGCTCGCCCGCGGCCGCGCGATGGAGCAACACGTCCATCTCGTCGACACGGTCGAGGAGGCCGCGAGCCTGCTCGTCACGCGGCCCGCGCGCTGA
- a CDS encoding O-acetylhomoserine aminocarboxypropyltransferase/cysteine synthase family protein, whose amino-acid sequence MTHRPETLAVHAGQEQPDPATNARAVPIYQTTSYVFNDTEHAANLFALAEPGNIYTRIMNPTQSAFEERVAQLEGGVGALAVASGSAAITYAVLNLTYAGDNIVAISTLYGGTYALFAHTLPQYGIEVRFVDPNRPEDLAQHVDEKTKLVFAETVGNPKINVVDIRAWADAAHAEGLPLVVDNTVTTPYLERVFDHGADVSVHSATKYIGGHGTSIGGIIVDSGNFDWAAHTDRFPGLTTPDGAYHGVVWTEAVGNLAYIIRARTVLLRNTGAAIAPLNSFLFLQGLETLHLRLERHSENALAVAKYLQAHEAVAWVSYPGLETDPSHAIANRLFTGKGYGGLVSFGLKSGRDGGKRFIESLQLFSHLVNIGDAKSLAVHNATTTHSQLTPEELEAAGVPEDLVRLSVGIENIDDIIADLEQALIAAK is encoded by the coding sequence ATGACCCACCGCCCCGAGACCCTCGCCGTGCACGCCGGCCAGGAGCAGCCCGACCCCGCGACCAACGCGCGAGCGGTGCCGATCTACCAGACGACGTCGTACGTCTTCAACGACACCGAGCACGCCGCCAACCTGTTCGCGCTGGCCGAGCCGGGCAACATCTACACCCGGATCATGAACCCGACCCAGTCGGCGTTCGAGGAGCGCGTGGCGCAGCTCGAGGGCGGCGTGGGGGCCCTCGCGGTCGCCTCGGGCTCGGCGGCGATCACTTACGCGGTGCTCAACCTGACCTACGCCGGCGACAACATCGTGGCCATCTCCACGCTCTACGGCGGCACCTACGCGCTCTTCGCGCACACGCTGCCGCAGTACGGGATCGAGGTCCGCTTCGTCGACCCGAACCGCCCCGAGGACCTCGCCCAGCACGTCGACGAGAAGACCAAGCTGGTCTTCGCCGAGACCGTCGGCAACCCGAAGATCAACGTCGTCGACATCCGGGCCTGGGCCGACGCCGCCCACGCCGAGGGGCTGCCGCTCGTCGTCGACAACACGGTCACCACGCCCTACCTGGAGCGGGTCTTCGACCACGGCGCCGACGTCTCGGTGCACTCCGCGACCAAGTACATCGGCGGTCACGGCACCTCCATCGGCGGCATCATCGTCGACTCCGGCAACTTCGACTGGGCGGCCCACACCGACCGCTTCCCCGGCCTCACCACGCCGGACGGCGCGTACCACGGCGTGGTGTGGACCGAGGCGGTCGGCAATCTCGCCTACATCATCCGCGCCCGGACGGTGCTGCTGCGCAACACCGGCGCCGCGATCGCGCCCCTCAACTCGTTCCTGTTCCTGCAGGGCCTCGAGACCCTGCACCTGCGCCTGGAGCGGCACAGCGAGAACGCGCTCGCCGTCGCGAAGTACCTCCAGGCCCACGAGGCGGTCGCCTGGGTCAGCTACCCCGGCCTCGAGACCGACCCGTCGCACGCGATCGCCAACCGGCTGTTCACCGGCAAGGGATACGGCGGCCTGGTCTCGTTCGGCCTGAAGTCCGGCCGTGACGGCGGCAAGCGGTTCATCGAGTCGCTCCAGCTGTTCAGCCATCTGGTCAACATCGGCGACGCCAAGTCCCTGGCGGTGCACAACGCGACGACCACCCACTCCCAGCTCACGCCGGAGGAGCTCGAGGCGGCCGGCGTACCGGAGGACCTGGTGCGGCTCTCGGTCGGCATCGAGAACATCGACGACATCATCGCCGACCTCGAGCAGGCGCTGATCGCGGCCAAGTGA
- the metX gene encoding homoserine O-acetyltransferase MetX — MTTSHTGPAPALAGSVGPVTTRRAVLTQHGPLVLTSGARLDHVEVAYETYGELSPARDNAVFVCHALTGDAHAAGWHDGARRPGWWDNLIGPGKALDTDRLFVVSANLLGGCSGTTGPSSVDPATGRAHGPDFPTLDMADFVTAHRGLLDHLGIERLHAAVGGSLGGMQILEWALQEPDRIERAVLVAASSRLTTENIAFSAVARAAILEDPDFRGGRYAEHGVSPRHGMKIARMMAHITYVSGTSLAEKFGHARDTAGTEKRLAADFEVEHYLQHQGESFLERFDALSYLHLTRPMDYFDPFATHPDVVPSTRFRLISFDSDWRFPTAHSLRIRDRLAARGVAVDHTELPSPWGHDSFLLEPPGYHDLVRSFLG; from the coding sequence GTGACCACCTCCCACACCGGCCCCGCCCCGGCGCTCGCCGGGTCGGTCGGGCCGGTCACCACCCGGCGGGCCGTGCTCACGCAGCACGGCCCGCTGGTGCTGACCTCCGGGGCGCGCCTCGACCACGTCGAGGTCGCCTACGAGACGTACGGCGAGCTGTCGCCCGCGCGCGACAACGCGGTGTTCGTCTGCCACGCCCTCACCGGCGACGCCCACGCCGCCGGCTGGCACGACGGCGCGCGGCGGCCGGGCTGGTGGGACAACCTGATCGGGCCGGGCAAGGCGCTCGACACCGACCGGTTGTTCGTGGTGAGCGCCAACCTGCTCGGCGGCTGCTCCGGCACGACCGGTCCCTCGTCGGTCGACCCGGCCACCGGCCGGGCCCACGGACCGGACTTCCCGACGCTCGACATGGCCGACTTCGTGACCGCCCACCGTGGCCTGCTCGACCACCTCGGCATCGAGCGTCTGCATGCCGCGGTCGGCGGCTCGCTCGGCGGGATGCAGATCCTGGAATGGGCGCTCCAGGAGCCGGACCGGATCGAGCGCGCGGTCCTCGTCGCCGCGAGCTCTCGGCTGACCACGGAGAACATCGCGTTCTCGGCGGTCGCCCGCGCGGCGATCCTGGAGGACCCCGACTTCCGCGGCGGTCGGTACGCCGAGCACGGCGTCAGCCCACGGCACGGGATGAAGATCGCCCGGATGATGGCCCACATCACCTATGTCTCCGGGACCTCACTCGCCGAGAAGTTCGGGCATGCGCGCGACACCGCCGGGACCGAGAAGCGGCTGGCCGCCGACTTCGAGGTGGAGCACTACCTGCAGCACCAGGGGGAGAGCTTCCTGGAGCGGTTCGACGCGCTGTCCTATCTGCACCTGACTCGGCCGATGGACTACTTCGACCCGTTCGCGACCCACCCGGACGTCGTACCGTCGACCCGGTTCCGGCTGATCTCCTTCGACTCCGACTGGCGCTTCCCGACTGCCCACTCGCTGCGGATCCGCGACCGGCTCGCCGCGCGCGGGGTCGCCGTCGACCACACCGAGCTGCCCTCGCCCTGGGGCCACGACTCGTTCCTGCTGGAGCCGCCGGGCTACCACGACCTGGTGCGCTCCTTCCTCGGCTGA
- a CDS encoding maleylacetate reductase, with protein MFVHDSLPMRVVFGTGALDRVADEVDRLGLRRVLVLSTPRQGALADRVTGLLGERAAGTYDGARMHVPVATVAAAREVAEELGADGCLAIGGGSTIGLAKALSLRLGLPSVVVPTTYAGSEMTTVWGLTEDGRKTTGRDPVVLPRSVVYDPELTYGLPPAVSGPSGLNAIAHAVEALYAPDGTPVVSAMAERGVRDLAAALPLVVADGSDGAARSLALEGAWLCGACLGATTMGLHHKLCHALGGMLDLPHAETHAIVLPHVAAFNLPAVPEADAALRRALGVDDVPGALRSLADRVGVPDGLRALGVAHEDLARVADEVLAAPYRNPVPPTRADLERILEAAWQGSGPELS; from the coding sequence GTGTTCGTCCACGATTCGCTGCCGATGCGCGTGGTCTTCGGCACCGGGGCCCTCGACCGCGTCGCCGACGAGGTCGACCGGCTCGGGCTGCGCCGGGTGCTGGTGCTCTCGACGCCCCGCCAAGGCGCGCTGGCCGACCGGGTCACCGGGCTGCTCGGCGAGCGGGCCGCCGGAACCTACGACGGAGCGCGGATGCACGTCCCGGTCGCCACGGTCGCGGCGGCGCGGGAGGTGGCCGAGGAGCTCGGCGCCGACGGCTGCCTCGCCATCGGCGGCGGCTCGACGATCGGGCTGGCCAAGGCGCTGTCGCTGCGCCTCGGGCTGCCGTCGGTGGTCGTGCCGACGACCTATGCCGGGTCGGAGATGACGACCGTCTGGGGGCTGACTGAGGACGGCCGCAAGACGACCGGTCGCGACCCGGTGGTGCTGCCGCGCTCGGTGGTCTACGACCCGGAGCTCACCTACGGCCTCCCGCCCGCGGTCTCCGGGCCGAGCGGGCTGAACGCGATCGCGCACGCCGTCGAGGCGCTCTACGCACCCGACGGCACGCCCGTGGTCAGCGCGATGGCCGAGCGCGGGGTGCGCGACCTGGCGGCCGCGCTGCCGCTGGTGGTCGCCGACGGCTCCGACGGTGCCGCGCGCAGCCTGGCGCTGGAGGGCGCGTGGCTGTGCGGGGCCTGCCTCGGCGCGACCACGATGGGCCTGCACCACAAGCTGTGCCACGCGCTCGGCGGCATGCTCGACCTGCCCCACGCCGAGACGCACGCGATCGTGCTGCCCCACGTCGCCGCCTTCAACCTGCCCGCCGTGCCCGAGGCCGACGCGGCGCTGCGCCGCGCGCTCGGCGTCGACGACGTCCCCGGCGCCCTGCGCTCGCTGGCCGACCGCGTCGGCGTGCCCGACGGGCTGCGGGCGCTGGGCGTGGCCCACGAGGACCTGGCCCGAGTCGCGGACGAGGTCCTCGCGGCGCCATACCGCAACCCGGTGCCGCCCACCCGAGCCGACCTGGAGCGGATCCTCGAGGCGGCGTGGCAGGGCTCGGGCCCGGAGCTCTCCTAG
- a CDS encoding serine protein kinase RIO, giving the protein MFQEHPSTPDVSDIDPRFVFDFEAYDDLDAGQRWSTWLDVEPLSRGPEPRPDWVVTSQGAIDTDLGILKTGKEADVFLLDRTDPHDPAQSVVMAAKRYRSSDHRTFHRSAAYTEGRSMKRSRDERAIKRKSTFGREVAAGEWAISEWSALNRCWSLGLPVPYPVQVDGTEILMEWIRVEGNDGAETAPRLAQTRPDPALLASYFDQLRAALLTLVGAGLVHGDLSPYNILAAGERLVIIDLPQLVDLVGNVQGFDFLLRDCTNVCTWFQRRGLEVDPQDLFGELMAQVI; this is encoded by the coding sequence TTGTTCCAGGAGCACCCCTCCACCCCTGATGTCTCCGACATCGACCCCCGCTTCGTCTTCGACTTCGAGGCGTACGACGACCTCGACGCCGGCCAGCGCTGGTCCACGTGGCTCGACGTCGAGCCGCTCTCCCGCGGTCCCGAGCCGCGTCCCGACTGGGTCGTCACGTCCCAGGGCGCGATCGACACCGACCTGGGGATCTTGAAGACCGGCAAGGAGGCCGACGTCTTCCTGCTCGACCGCACCGACCCGCACGACCCGGCGCAGAGCGTCGTGATGGCGGCCAAGCGCTACCGCTCCTCCGACCACCGCACCTTCCACCGCTCCGCCGCCTACACCGAGGGCCGCAGCATGAAGCGCTCGCGCGACGAGCGGGCGATCAAGCGCAAGAGCACCTTCGGCCGCGAGGTCGCCGCCGGGGAGTGGGCGATCTCGGAGTGGTCGGCGCTCAACCGCTGCTGGTCGCTCGGCCTGCCGGTCCCCTACCCGGTGCAGGTCGACGGCACCGAGATCCTGATGGAGTGGATCAGGGTCGAGGGGAACGACGGCGCCGAGACCGCACCCCGGCTGGCGCAGACCCGGCCCGACCCGGCCCTCCTGGCGTCGTACTTCGACCAGCTGCGGGCCGCACTGCTCACGCTGGTGGGGGCCGGGCTGGTCCACGGCGACCTGTCGCCGTACAACATCCTGGCGGCCGGCGAGCGGCTGGTGATCATCGACCTGCCCCAGCTGGTCGACCTGGTCGGCAACGTCCAGGGCTTCGACTTCCTGCTGCGCGACTGCACCAATGTGTGCACCTGGTTCCAGCGCCGCGGGCTGGAGGTCGATCCCCAGGACCTGTTCGGCGAGCTGATGGCGCAGGTCATCTAG